A single window of Nicotiana sylvestris chromosome 3, ASM39365v2, whole genome shotgun sequence DNA harbors:
- the LOC104234509 gene encoding uncharacterized protein produces METYSFVVDAIILWYLINLAVHEKLDMRLMDVVTSYLYGSLDNEFFMKILEEFKVSEAHKSSRKTCSIKLQKSLYGLKQSERMWYNPLSKYLLKKRYKNDPICPSNFIKRSGSEFVTIAVYVDDLNTIDTSKELPKVVECFKAILHEKCTSIEYSNDCETASHKSRSISPQQNDEELVGDETPYLSAIGLLMYLANNTDHILLLQFKSEMIDYADAGYLSDPHIKPDLKRAICLYMEQMCGFLMKKDNPTTLYEDNVACIAQLKGGYIKGDWTKCISPKKKFTHDLQQNGEINGQQIRSSKSVR; encoded by the exons atggagacatattctttTGTGGTAGATGCAATTATCTTATGGTATCTAATAAATCTGGCAGTTCATGAAAAGCTTGATATGCGGTTGATGGATGTTGTCACATCCTACTTGTATGGCTCGCTAGATAATgaattttttatgaaaatccttGAAGAATTTAAAGTTTCTGAAGCACATAAAAGTTCAAGgaaaacttgttcaataaagcttcagaaatccttGTACGGATTGAAGCAATCAGAGAGGATGTGGTACAATCCCCTTAGCAAGTATTTGCTAAAGAAAAGGTACAAAAATGACCCCATTTGCCCCTCTAATTTTATTAagaggtctggatctgaatttgtcaCCATAGCTGTGTATGTAGATGACTTGAATACCATTGACACTTCTAAAGAGCTTCCAAAGGTTGTAGagt GTTTTAAAGCGATTTTACATGAAAAATGCACATCTATTGAGTACTCCAATGATTGTGAGACCGCTTCACATAAATCAAGATCCATTTCGCCTCAACAAAATGACGAAGAACTCGTTGGTGATGAAactccatatcttagtgcaattgggttACTGATGTATCTTGCTAACAATACCGACCATATATTGCTTTTGCA ATTCAAGTCAGAAATGATTGACTATGCCGATGCAggttatttgtctgatccacataTAAAGCCCGATCTCAAACGAGCTATTTGTTTATATATGGAG CAAATGTGTGGTTTTCTTATGAAAAAAGATAATCCAACTACACTATATGAAGACAATGTTGCTTGCATTGCTCAACTGAAAGGAGGATACATCAAAGGAGACTGGACAAAGTGCAtttcaccaaaaaaaaaattcacgcATGATCTTCAACAAAATGGTGAAATTAATGgtcaacagattcgttcaagtaaATCTGTTCGCTAA